The proteins below are encoded in one region of Stieleria sp. JC731:
- a CDS encoding glycoside hydrolase family 127 protein codes for MPVRLKAFVAACLLAVSTCAISDAQDEPTTAPMRFVSFDQVQMDDQIWQPRIRLLVNNTLPHAFKNTEVAQRRLRLCAEWLESGGQSEKPEPHRFNTSDLYKVMEGAALMIQSEPNDDIEAMMDHIIHIIARAQASDGYLYVPHITGSIYKNEMGDRPYSFLIHSHELYNVGHLYEAAVAYAQATGKTKLLEVAEKNAAHVQRAIFDGDPNYNDGKPIMQAPGHQEIEIGLLKLYAYTGKELYLQMAKRFLDIRGVTFVPDGDGVNSATYAQQHLPVAKQKSATGHAVRATYQYAAMAEVDSLRNSDDYSEALDHIWHDIVDRKMHITGGLGAVHGIEGFGPDYVLPNKDTYLETCAAVGNVFFNMRMFLKYRDAKYVDVAEIALLNNCLAGMGEDGTTFFYPNPLEADQRHQPRSGWFGTACCPSNIARLIPQVSGYMYASDNQSVDCVLYGSNSTTISIDNTHVQLRQTTDYPWSGSIKIDVNPKSTIAFPLRLRIPTWAGSQLVPGELYSFANAAPKWEVKVNGQAIQTEAVEGFVTLERQWNAGDQVQLILPMPVRKNRCIDEVEANRGRFCFSRGPIVYCAEGIDNEGAVQRFFVPDFRSEHVKEVATDKGWPELVVPAKERKLEAAATDRELRLLPYFAWSNRDRSSMQVWFPESEALATPDLTSPDNLRFAAVKASHTFAQDNVDAVRMKHTPKSSADTSIPRWTSWPEKGKEQWVEVQLERPMQIRSVGVYFYDDQGGVQVPKSWVVQLPDGENWNTMPIYNTDQYSVLPDNYNTIHPATTTVTDRLRLQLVPQHDQTTVGILSLDIDIASPK; via the coding sequence ATGCCTGTTCGATTGAAGGCTTTTGTAGCGGCTTGCCTGCTGGCAGTCAGCACCTGTGCGATTAGCGATGCACAGGATGAACCAACGACAGCTCCGATGCGTTTCGTGTCGTTTGATCAGGTCCAGATGGACGATCAAATATGGCAGCCACGGATTCGCCTGCTGGTCAACAACACGTTACCGCACGCCTTCAAGAACACCGAAGTCGCTCAGCGTCGACTTCGGCTTTGTGCAGAATGGTTGGAAAGTGGAGGTCAATCTGAAAAGCCCGAACCGCATCGCTTCAACACCTCGGATCTTTATAAGGTGATGGAAGGTGCGGCTCTGATGATTCAGTCAGAACCCAACGATGATATCGAAGCGATGATGGACCACATCATTCACATCATCGCTCGAGCCCAAGCTTCTGATGGCTACCTGTATGTTCCACATATCACAGGTTCAATCTACAAGAATGAAATGGGCGATCGCCCCTACAGCTTCTTGATTCACAGTCACGAACTGTACAACGTTGGCCATCTCTACGAAGCCGCTGTTGCCTACGCTCAGGCCACCGGTAAGACCAAGCTACTGGAAGTCGCTGAAAAGAACGCCGCTCATGTGCAGCGAGCGATTTTTGATGGCGACCCAAACTACAACGATGGCAAGCCGATCATGCAGGCGCCAGGTCACCAGGAAATCGAAATCGGCTTGCTGAAGTTGTACGCCTACACTGGCAAGGAACTTTACTTGCAAATGGCAAAGCGATTTCTGGACATCCGCGGCGTGACATTCGTTCCCGATGGAGATGGAGTCAACTCGGCAACCTACGCTCAACAACATCTTCCGGTTGCAAAGCAAAAGTCAGCCACCGGACACGCGGTCCGAGCGACCTATCAGTACGCCGCGATGGCTGAAGTCGACAGCCTTCGAAATTCGGATGACTATTCAGAAGCCTTGGATCATATCTGGCATGACATTGTCGACCGAAAGATGCACATCACCGGCGGTTTGGGTGCTGTCCATGGCATCGAAGGCTTCGGTCCCGACTACGTTCTGCCAAACAAAGACACCTACCTGGAAACCTGTGCGGCCGTCGGCAATGTGTTTTTCAACATGCGGATGTTTCTTAAATACCGGGACGCTAAATATGTCGACGTCGCGGAGATCGCACTGCTAAACAATTGCCTTGCCGGAATGGGCGAAGACGGCACCACGTTCTTTTACCCCAATCCGCTGGAAGCCGATCAAAGGCATCAACCACGTAGCGGTTGGTTCGGCACGGCCTGCTGCCCGTCAAACATCGCTCGACTGATCCCGCAGGTATCCGGCTACATGTACGCTAGTGACAATCAAAGCGTCGACTGCGTGCTGTACGGCAGCAATTCAACGACAATCTCGATTGATAACACGCACGTGCAATTGCGGCAAACAACTGACTACCCTTGGTCAGGAAGCATCAAAATCGATGTCAATCCGAAGTCAACGATTGCGTTTCCACTGCGACTGCGGATCCCGACCTGGGCCGGAAGCCAACTGGTTCCCGGCGAGCTGTATTCGTTTGCGAATGCGGCACCAAAGTGGGAAGTCAAAGTCAACGGTCAAGCGATTCAGACTGAGGCAGTCGAGGGATTCGTCACCCTGGAACGACAATGGAATGCTGGCGACCAAGTGCAGCTGATCCTTCCGATGCCAGTGCGCAAAAATCGATGCATTGATGAAGTCGAAGCGAACCGTGGAAGGTTTTGTTTTTCACGCGGACCGATCGTCTACTGTGCAGAAGGAATTGATAACGAAGGCGCCGTGCAGCGTTTTTTCGTTCCCGATTTTCGATCCGAACACGTAAAAGAAGTGGCTACCGATAAAGGATGGCCTGAGTTGGTTGTGCCAGCGAAAGAGCGAAAGCTGGAAGCTGCTGCGACTGATCGAGAACTGCGGTTGTTGCCCTACTTCGCTTGGAGCAATCGTGATCGCAGTTCAATGCAAGTTTGGTTTCCAGAATCCGAGGCGTTGGCGACCCCCGACCTGACTTCTCCAGACAACCTACGGTTTGCTGCCGTCAAAGCCTCTCACACGTTTGCCCAAGACAACGTCGACGCAGTGAGAATGAAACATACACCAAAGTCATCAGCTGACACTTCGATCCCACGCTGGACCAGTTGGCCAGAAAAGGGCAAGGAGCAATGGGTGGAAGTTCAACTGGAAAGGCCGATGCAGATCCGCAGTGTCGGCGTCTATTTTTATGATGACCAAGGCGGTGTCCAAGTTCCCAAATCTTGGGTCGTTCAACTTCCCGACGGAGAGAACTGGAATACGATGCCGATCTACAACACCGACCAGTACAGCGTGTTGCCGGATAACTACAACACAATTCATCCGGCAACAACCACCGTCACAGATCGACTGAGGCTACAACTTGTGCCGCAGCACGATCAAACCACCGTCGGGATTCTGTCGCTGGACATCGATATTGCCAGTCCCAAGTAA
- a CDS encoding SDR family oxidoreductase, which produces MSFQVEGSVALVTGANRGIGKAILEGLLERGAAKVYAAVRDIKSVEPLIKTYGDKVVAIETDLSRPETIVAAAKKASDVTLVINNAGVLKNAPAMDPGAIDALQFEMDINVYGLIRVAQAFAPVLKSNGGGALVQLNSVASLKNFADFATYSASKAASYSITQGLKAQLDPQGIAVVSVHPGPIATDMASAAGLEEIAEPPSLVADAIVEALQSGQFHAFPDSMAKDIGEAYASFAENVIQPDIDETATIDA; this is translated from the coding sequence ATGTCTTTTCAAGTGGAAGGTTCCGTTGCACTGGTCACCGGTGCAAATCGTGGCATTGGCAAAGCAATCCTTGAAGGCTTACTTGAACGTGGTGCTGCAAAGGTTTACGCCGCCGTGCGAGACATCAAGTCGGTGGAACCTTTGATCAAAACCTACGGCGATAAAGTCGTTGCGATCGAGACCGACCTGTCGCGTCCAGAAACGATCGTTGCGGCAGCTAAAAAAGCCAGCGACGTCACGTTGGTGATCAACAACGCAGGGGTCTTAAAGAACGCTCCGGCAATGGATCCTGGAGCGATCGACGCACTGCAGTTCGAGATGGACATCAATGTCTATGGATTGATCCGCGTCGCACAAGCATTCGCACCGGTTTTGAAATCCAACGGCGGTGGTGCCTTGGTGCAACTCAACTCGGTCGCATCACTAAAGAACTTCGCCGACTTCGCGACCTATTCGGCATCCAAAGCGGCGTCCTATTCGATCACCCAAGGACTGAAAGCTCAACTGGATCCGCAGGGGATCGCCGTGGTCAGCGTTCATCCGGGACCGATCGCGACAGACATGGCATCAGCCGCTGGGCTCGAAGAAATCGCCGAGCCGCCCAGCCTGGTTGCCGATGCGATCGTCGAAGCTCTGCAAAGTGGCCAGTTCCACGCCTTCCCTGATTCGATGGCAAAAGATATTGGCGAGGCTTATGCCTCTTTCGCGGAAAACGTTATCCAACCCGACATCGACGAAACTGCCACCATCGACGCCTAG
- a CDS encoding DUF3472 domain-containing protein — translation MIRYCLAPLWLALLLNLSHADEWTVPLAGNAFQTATDFNDRGIRRDGSLNLKDPKVVYSAFFHVDRPASLDLKITASSKAAGVKMITSVGGKRFETEVGPTQEIYPIGNVDVDHAGYVRVDFQLADVAGPSALELGDLMVASDTTGLEVDFVKNNDGNMFYWGRRGPSVHLRYVVPKDRNLQYAYSEVTVPVGQDTLGSYFMANGFGEGYFGFQVNGSNERRVLFSVWSPFKTDRPSDIPEDQRVKLLARGDGVRVGEFGNEGSGGQSYLIEPWKSGVTYCFLTEVKPDGNGSTVYTSWFCEKEKPWRLIASFSRPKTDTTLRGFHSFLENFMPATGFIERRGLYGNTWVCDESGQWHECTSAIFSVDATGAGKHRLDFDGGAEGSHFFMRNCGFFDRTGRPGKTFKRESTSDQKPNIEFAELPLNSSE, via the coding sequence ATGATTCGCTACTGCCTTGCCCCACTCTGGTTGGCTCTACTGCTTAACTTGTCACATGCTGATGAGTGGACCGTTCCGCTTGCGGGCAATGCGTTTCAGACGGCGACTGATTTCAACGATCGTGGGATTCGTCGAGACGGTTCGCTCAACTTGAAAGATCCGAAGGTGGTCTATTCGGCATTCTTTCACGTCGATCGACCTGCCAGTTTGGATTTGAAAATCACCGCAAGCAGCAAAGCTGCGGGCGTGAAAATGATCACATCAGTTGGTGGAAAGCGGTTCGAAACCGAAGTTGGGCCAACACAGGAAATCTATCCAATCGGCAACGTCGATGTGGATCATGCTGGATATGTGCGAGTTGATTTCCAGCTCGCTGATGTGGCCGGACCATCGGCGCTGGAACTCGGCGATCTGATGGTTGCGTCGGACACGACAGGATTGGAAGTTGACTTTGTCAAGAACAACGACGGCAACATGTTTTACTGGGGACGTCGTGGGCCTTCGGTGCACCTGCGCTACGTGGTGCCGAAAGATCGCAACCTGCAGTACGCCTATTCAGAAGTCACCGTTCCAGTGGGGCAGGATACGTTGGGATCGTATTTCATGGCGAACGGTTTTGGTGAAGGCTATTTTGGATTCCAAGTAAATGGTTCGAATGAACGTCGCGTCTTATTTTCGGTTTGGAGCCCTTTCAAAACGGATCGTCCGAGCGACATCCCGGAAGACCAGCGAGTGAAGCTGCTCGCTCGTGGCGATGGCGTTCGAGTTGGCGAGTTTGGCAACGAGGGATCAGGTGGGCAGAGCTATCTGATTGAGCCATGGAAGTCGGGCGTCACCTATTGCTTTTTGACCGAGGTGAAACCCGATGGAAATGGCAGTACCGTCTACACGTCTTGGTTTTGTGAGAAGGAAAAGCCATGGCGTTTGATCGCGAGTTTTAGCCGTCCAAAGACGGACACGACACTACGAGGCTTTCACTCGTTCTTGGAAAATTTTATGCCGGCGACCGGGTTCATCGAACGCCGCGGGTTGTATGGCAACACCTGGGTATGCGACGAAAGCGGACAGTGGCACGAATGCACCAGCGCGATATTTAGTGTCGATGCCACCGGCGCCGGGAAGCACCGCCTTGATTTCGATGGCGGCGCCGAAGGCAGTCACTTTTTTATGCGGAACTGTGGATTCTTTGACCGAACAGGTCGGCCAGGGAAAACGTTCAAGCGAGAATCCACCAGCGATCAGAAACCGAATATCGAATTTGCAGAGCTGCCCCTGAATTCGTCCGAGTAA